The Ralstonia sp. RRA DNA segment TGGGTGACTACATCTCGCGCAACGTGCTCAACGAAATCAAGCGCGTGCCGGGTGTGGGTCAAGCGGTGCTGTTCGGTACGGAACGCGCGATGCGCGTCTGGATCGACCCAGCCAAGCTGGTCGGCTACAAGCTGACCCCGACCGACGTCTACAACGCCATCCGCGCACAGAACTCGCTGGTGTCCGCCGGTACGATCGGCGATCTGCCGTCCGTCTCCGACCAGCCGCTCGCGGCGACGGTCGTGGTGGAAGGCCAGCTCACGACCACCGAGCAATTCGGCAACATCGTGCTGGTGTCCAAGCCGGACGGTTCGCTGGTGCGCGTGAAGGATGTGGCACGCCTGGAGCTGGGCGGCCAGACCTACTCGACGTCTGCGCGGATCAACGGCCAGCCCATCTCGGCCATTGGTGTGCAGCTCTCCCCCACGGGTAACGCGCTGGGCACGGCCAAGGCCGTGAAGGCCAAGCTGGAAGAACTGTCGAAGTACTTCCCGGCCGGTGTGGAGTACAAGGTGCCGTACGACACCTCGAAGTTCGTCCAGATCTCGATCGAAGAAGTGGTCAAGACGCTGTTCGAGGCCATGGTGCTGGTGTTCCTGGTGATGCTGTTGTTCCTGCAGAACATCCGCTACACGCTGGTGCCGTCGATCGTGGTGCCGATCTCGCTCTTGGGCGCGTTTGCCGTGATGAACGCGTTGGGCTTCTCGATCAACGTGCTGACGATGTTCGGCCTCGTGCTGGCGATCGGTATTCTCGTGGACGATGCCATCGTGGTGGTCGAAAACGTCGAGCGGATCATGAGCGAGGAGGGTTTGCCCCCGCGCGAAGCCACCCGCAAGGCCATGGGCCAGATCACGGGCGCCATCATCGGGATTACGCTGGTGCTGATGGCCGTGTTCATCCCGATGGCGTTCTTCTCGGGTTCGGTGGGCGCGATCTATCGCCAGTTCTCGCTGTCGATGGTGTCGTCGATCTTCTTCTCGGCACTCATGGCGCTGACGCTCACGCCGGCACTGTGCTCGACGCTGCTCAAGCCGATCGAGAAGGGTTCGCATCACGAGAAGACGGGCTTCTTCGGCTGGTTCAACCGCATGTTCTCGAGCACCACGAACCGCTACCAAAGCTTCGTGGAGCGCATGCTGAAGAAGACCTTCCGCTACATGGTCATCTATGTTGCGCTGATCGCGGCGGTGGTGCTCCTGTTCCTGCGCCTGCCGTCTTCGTTCCTGCCGACCGAAGACCAGGGCTACATCGTGACCAACATCCAGTTGCCGCCGGGCGCATCGGCCAACCGCACGTTGGAAGTGATCAAGCAGGTCGAGAACTACTACAAGCACGAAAAGGCCGTCGAGAACATCGTGGCCGTGCAGGGCTTCAGCTTCTCGGGTAACGGGCCGAACGCCGGTATTGTGTTCACCCCATTCAAGGACTGGAGCGAGCGCAAGGGCAAGGATCAAACCGCCGATGCCGTGGCTGGCCGTGCCTTCGGCGCGCTGTTCGGTGGCATTCGCGATGCGATCGTGTTCCCGCTGAACCCGCCGCCGATTCCGGAACTGGGTAACGCAACGGGCTTCACCTTCCGCTTGCAGGACCGCGGTGGCCTGGGCCACGACGCCCTGATGGCAGCCCGCAATCAACTGATGGGGATGGCGTCGCAAAGCAAGATCATCACGGGCATGCGCCCGGAAGGTCTGGAAGATTCGCCGCAGTACCAAGTGGATATCGACCGCGAGAAGGCCAATGCGCTGGGCGTGTCGTTCACCGACATCAACGCCGTGCTGTCGACGGCGCTGGGTTCGGCGTATGCGAACGACTTCCCGAACTACGGTCGTCAGCAACGCGTGATCGTGCAAGCGGACAAGATCAACCGCATGCAGCCCGAAGACATCATGAACCTGTACGTGCGCAACGGGCAGGGCAACATGGTGCCGATGTCGACGTTCGCCAAGGGCCACTGGATCGTCGGTCCGGTGCAGCTCGTGCGCTACAACGGCTATCCGGCGGTTCGTCTGTCGGGTGCG contains these protein-coding regions:
- a CDS encoding efflux RND transporter permease subunit, coding for MAKFFIDRPVFAWVLALFIILAGAISITQLPISQYPTIAPPSVIITATYPGANAKTLDESVTSIIEQEMNGADGLLYMESVSQGGNGQATITVTFKAGTDPALAQVDVQNRLKRVEARLPSQVTQQGVQVDKARSNFLLFATLASTDGKMDPVALGDYISRNVLNEIKRVPGVGQAVLFGTERAMRVWIDPAKLVGYKLTPTDVYNAIRAQNSLVSAGTIGDLPSVSDQPLAATVVVEGQLTTTEQFGNIVLVSKPDGSLVRVKDVARLELGGQTYSTSARINGQPISAIGVQLSPTGNALGTAKAVKAKLEELSKYFPAGVEYKVPYDTSKFVQISIEEVVKTLFEAMVLVFLVMLLFLQNIRYTLVPSIVVPISLLGAFAVMNALGFSINVLTMFGLVLAIGILVDDAIVVVENVERIMSEEGLPPREATRKAMGQITGAIIGITLVLMAVFIPMAFFSGSVGAIYRQFSLSMVSSIFFSALMALTLTPALCSTLLKPIEKGSHHEKTGFFGWFNRMFSSTTNRYQSFVERMLKKTFRYMVIYVALIAAVVLLFLRLPSSFLPTEDQGYIVTNIQLPPGASANRTLEVIKQVENYYKHEKAVENIVAVQGFSFSGNGPNAGIVFTPFKDWSERKGKDQTADAVAGRAFGALFGGIRDAIVFPLNPPPIPELGNATGFTFRLQDRGGLGHDALMAARNQLMGMASQSKIITGMRPEGLEDSPQYQVDIDREKANALGVSFTDINAVLSTALGSAYANDFPNYGRQQRVIVQADKINRMQPEDIMNLYVRNGQGNMVPMSTFAKGHWIVGPVQLVRYNGYPAVRLSGAAAPGASSGDAMAEMERLAAKLPAGIGYEWTGQSLQEKASGSQAPALYALSLLAVFLVLAALYESWSIPAAVILVVPLGVLGALLGVTLRAMPDDVYFKVGLIAVVGLSAKNAILIIEFAKDLQAQGKGLIEATLEAVHLRFRPIIMTSFAFILGVLPLAIATGASSASQRAIGTGVMGGMITATVLAVVLVPVFFVVVRRIFKGSERQRRLDAAHRPLDEEI